The following nucleotide sequence is from Amblyraja radiata isolate CabotCenter1 chromosome 22, sAmbRad1.1.pri, whole genome shotgun sequence.
AGATATCACATCAATAGCAGGTACTCTCTCcatttcccctcccattccattaTCCACATCTTGTTAATCCATTTCCACCTTCCTCACACCCCCCATTTCTCACGCTCTTTTCATTTTTATGTTATTTGTTTTAATAATTGAATTCCAATAAACAGTATGTTGTCTTTCTGTTTACTTACAGACTACTGCAAAGAATAGAGCTACCTCTATTGAAGCAGAGGCTCAGATTTTCTGGCTTGGGCTAATTGTCTGCCCCCTAATTTGGACAGTCTTTCTTTTCAGTACTTTGTTTTCCCTGAAACTTAAGTGGCTGGTAAGAATTTTTAAACAGAAACGGAATAGCAAAAAAGAGCATTTATTTTGTTGGTTAAAATAAGATTATTTTCTTTTGTCTTCTGCAAGGAGGATCCTTACTGAGAATTTAGCCAGATCTCAATACCTGCTAGATACAGGGTTTTAAGTTTCCTTCCTACTGTTCCCAACCTTCAGTTGGTGCCTGGCCAGCGCTGTCTCCATTACATGGGTCAGGCTGAAATTATGAATTTAATCTGTTCAATTTTTGAGGAACCTTGTGTTGTCCAGTGTTTGTTATACAAGTTTTATCTATAATTTGTAATTTCCATTCGGGATATCAACTTGAGACGTAATCTTCTTGCctttgaaaaagtttttcctcattgaGATAGACCAGTAGCAAATACCTTCCAAGGAATACATGCAAGGATTGAAAACAAGCCAGAAAGATACaacagatctttggaaatatagaAATCATTTAAGTATTTTTCCTTTATCAAATAGAAATGGTTGTATTGAACTTACAGAGATGCatggagatcttatagagatgtatcttCTTATcgcgtccacatcacaagatcagAAATTGTtctgccagagctgaacacacttctcggcatctgcatataaTGGCGTCTTATGCTTCTTGTGCGTaggggtggaaagattggtgaaaacagggccgtgacgtgaacgctctttccttgaccccatagaGTTGATTAATATGatgagaagcatggataggatccttggtcaactcgtcccttcccacccaaaccaccccctcccctggcactttcccttgcaaccacaggaaatgctacacttgtcgctttacctcccccctcaactccatccaaggacccaagcagtctttctagatgaggcagaggttcacctgcaccttctccaacctcatctattgcatccactgttctaggtgtcaactgctccacgttggtgagaccaagcgcaggcttggcgatcgcttcgcccaacacctctgctcagatcgcattaaccaacctgatctcccggtggcacagcacttcaactccccctcccaaatccgacctttctgtactgggccacctccatggccagagtgagtcccgctgcaagttggaggagcagcacctcatatttcgcttaggtagtttacaccgcagcagtatgaacattgacttctccaatttcaggtagtccctgctttctccctccttcccctccccttcccagctctcccacagcataCTGTCTCCGCcttctcctttcttcttcccgcccacccccaccccacatcagtctgaagaagggtctcgacccgaaacgtcaactactccttctctccatagatgctgcctcacgcgctgagtttcttcagcatttttgtctaccttcgatttttccagcatctgcagttctttcttaaacatagatagGATACATGCACAGACTTTTTTTCCTGGTTGGGGAACCAAGAACTAGagtacgtaggtttaaggtgagagggggatgatttaataggaacccaagggtcaacattttcacccagagggtggtatgtatgtggaatgggctgccagaggaagtagttgaggcaggtacaataacaatatttaagagacattttgacaggtacatggataggaaaattgTAAGGATTTATGGGACTAATGTGAGCAAATGGCATtggtagtttattattatcacgtgtaccaagatacagtgacaaACTATGTTTTGTGTGTTATCTAGGCAAATCATACATACATGAATACATCAGGTATTACTGAagcaaaaaataaaaacagagcTCAGAATATAGGTTTACAGCGACAGGAAAACTGCAGATTAAAAAAACCCATTCAAGGGCTGGTAGATTGCTAATTGATCATTAATATGCGAGAGGTGATGacagtgaggaagaagctgttcctgaatatggTGGTACATGTttccaagcttttgtatcttctgctgaACAGGAGATGGCATTAgtttagatggggaatcttgatcggcatggatgagttgggccaaagggcccgtttcggtGCTGTATTGCTCTGACTTTGCAGATTCCAATCAATTCTTAAGCAGGACCTTGTAGACCCTGTTTGTATTCTACATTTTTAACCTTGTATCTAAGTTTTAAAACTTCACTATCTTTCACTTTCGCTGTCTTCATGATCAGTGTGATCTTTAGTTCCAAAAAAGATCGTTCTTTATCAAATGCACCGCCAAAAAAAACTTGGGGCTAAATCCTTGTATCTTTGTTGTGGTGATATTCGACAGTAAGTTATTTTAACATTATAATAATTGTCATCTCTTGAGAAGATTCAAAATGGAAACCCCAAAAAAGTGCAATTATTAAACTAATTATGCTAAACACAGAACTAGTCTCTCCACACTGCACGTTTTATGACAAATGTATTTGACATCCAAAGAACACGCACTAGTGCTTGGAAACTCAAGAGTCTGCAAATGTTGTAATCTGGAGCTACAGAatctgctgaagcaactcagtgaGTCACGCAGAATTTAAGCATGGAAAGGAATGTTTGGCATTTGGAATTGAACTCCTGTATtgtgtcctgatgcagggtttcgaCTCAAAACGCCAAGCATTCCTTTCCAACCCTGGATGCtgtttgacttgctgagttcctctagcagattGTTTGATCCATTAGTGCTCTTTGAGTTTTAATTGTCTATCATTGGATATGACTAAATAATTTCCAACAATCTTGTAGCACACAAGGGAAATAGGTATTTGGTGTAATTCTTTAATTCCAGTTTTTGAACATCAGATTTGTTATGATCCTTTCTAGAAAATCATGATCTTGCAAGTTTGatttgagaaaataatttttgaaatgtactcgcactcacataaatcatttgatattaatttatttggagaaataaatgtatccatacattttataaatgtgcttattgtgtttGAGTCTATTTATTGATCTTTGCCCCCCTAATGTATTGTCTTGCAGGCCTTGGTAATAGCAGGGCTTTCCTTGCAAGCAGCTAATCTGTATGGGTATATCCGCTGCAAGCTTGGAGGCAGCAAGAACATCACAAGAGCAGCTTCAACGTATCTAGGTCAACAACTCTTTCAGAGGGTAAGTGTGAGACCATCTAtaaataactaaagctctgatcttgttatcttccagtttgcgcAGTCTCTCAATTTGCATAAAAACGGTatgcgatagcgctatgatttttcgccagcttactcaccattctcctgtgctgcaagtgcaccaagtttcgttccgatcggggtCTAATGTAAAAAGtaacgaggtttaaaaatctcttttttttttaaacgcacgtgcgcagatcgatctgcgctcctgccagtcagcgtcgCATTAAtttgtcttttctcctgtcattccgcgggacggtccgccccttcctgcgccatcgcgtctccaCTGGagctggccggcggaggtttccaaccggacacaatttttgaTGTGACCGGAAGCCCAGTGCGGCGTGGGAGATGTCACCAAAGGGAAAGCGGAAAATCTGATCCCGCCAGAGAACATCCagcgaccagtgcccgctgtGCATTCCCATCGCACCGTCAGCTCCATCCCCTTTggtcctctggtccccctcgcctgttcctgcctccctcccccgtgatacacccttctcccccacaatccccgtcttttctccaagctctcccccccccccaccaattatATGTCTGCTCCCCAcaaccccacaccctcccccctcccccccagccacATACcccctttctgcccccccccccagcccacaccctcccccccccacaaccctcccaccCGTCACCCCCCGCCCGCAGTAGGCCATGCCAGCGCTCCCCTCAGCAGCCCCCGACaggccctgcctgaagccgtccccgtcccccacTACAGGACGCCCCCCCGACTGAAGCTGTCCCGACCCCAGCTGCCGGACCCtctcctgaagccatccccctcccccgctgcaggacgctccccactcatcggcccctgcctgaagccgtccccagctgcagctcCCTGAgctggggacagcttcaggcgggggctggtgggggggggggggggattactgACATTGGATTttaatgaaaagttttttttaattaaagacCAACTCCATTAACACATTATTTCATaattttagtttaaattagaAATCTCTTTTAAAAGTTTGTATTTACCAGAGTGATAAAAGACAGTGTTTAGAATGTTAGATTTTACATTGCAAAAACAGATTTTTCAGTTGAAATTAAGCACTGGTGACCAGAAAATAAAGAGGAAATTAGATTGCTTAAATTTCTGTAGAAAGTACCTGTTTGTATGTGCAGATATATGTACAATTATGTATTAGTATACTATGTATAGGATTTTCCATTTCAGTACGTTTTCTTTGTACACTCAATGAAATTGGATATTCAGGGTTGAGAGCTGGTGATCTTGAAATGGAAATCAGCTGAAAGGTACCAGTAGATTCTAACTTTACAATATTTTGCAAAGGGCTGGGTAGCTGGAAAGAAATTCTAAACATTGTTTATATATCCAAACGGGAAAGTCATTCTGGCACTTGGAGTAGAAAAAGAGAAAACCTACAAAGCTCTTTGGGTATCTCATTGGCAAGCACAAGTAAGCAACGTCAGGGACACTCATTGCATGATCACACCGAGTATCCTTGAAGATGTTCACATATTGAACTGCACTTCTTTTGGTAAGAGATGGCAGTTTCAAGCCAGAATGTTTTCCATCCGAAGAGGTCAACTTACTGGCACACGAGCGCATACAAACACGTGCACACACTTACCTGTACTTACTTGTGAAGCTGTACATGTGGGGATATTAACCCACTAGGTAGTCATAACGGAGATAATACACGCAGATGTCAAACCATTCTCTATTATGAACACAGATCATGGCATAATATCCAAAGGAAGATCGTCAGAAAATCAGAAgtgattttctcatctccagtACTTGTTATGGGTATCTACCTGAAGACTTAAGTTGCACAACTTCCACATGTGGAATTTTAGAGCCGGTGGTTTGCTGTTTCTGTGGTTTGTTGTCAGCAAAGATTTAGAAAAGTTGCAGTAATCGTTGCCATTCATTCAGTTACTGGCAGCTTATTTGGCAGTTATTTAGATGCATAAAAACGATTACATGGGAACTTTTTATACACTGAAGAGGTCATGAGAAAACAGCAGTCGCAAAGAACTATCATATAAGGGCCAAAAGCCCTTTCTGTGACACACTGTATCTGTTTTTCTTTGCTCAATGCGTGACTGAAGTTCCAGTATGGGATATGTGTGCTTATGGTAAGCTGTAGATGTCATCAACCATCACGTTGACAAAATGCCATCCTTGAATAGTACCTTCAAGGAGCATTAGGCTTTCATATACTGGGGAATGCTAGGCACTCGGATGGCCTTAATGAGGTTTGTAAAGGATTATTGCTAGCTGCCAATATGCTTTTTGTCGATGGCCAGCTGGGAGAGAATTGATGTTAGCTTCTAGGTTTTTTTTACTGTGGTTAGTGTTTTACAATTTTTATCCTAAAATTATTTCAGTTCTTAAGCAAAACTGGAATGATATTTACATCAGCATGTGAATTTGTTTGTGGTCTCTAATTCCTGGTCATTTGTTACAGTCGGACATCGTATTTGGAGAGCTGTAAACTACAGGTATGCAGCAGATAGCGTTCATGTCACCCTCTCCCAGTGTCGTAAATTAAGAAAAATAAGGTGAATCAGATGAATAATTACcttgaaaataaaaaaatctttatCAAACATAAGTTGTTCCAACATAAATTGAATTTTCTTTTATACAACCTGTGTAAGCGTTTTAATCGTTCAGAAGTAATTATTTCCAATCTTTCTGCAGTGATGTAGAAATATTTGTATTGGATGATATCTCCAATTAAATATATGGTTGTCGCCTTCAATTTCAAAGAACTATTGATTGTACTTTACTTTTTGTCTTctcataattttgtttttcattttaaatGCTATCCTGTCACTGATGTTAAGGTAAGGAACATTCATGTGGGTTCAAATTCTTAATAAGTTAGTGGGATGTCTTCTTTAAGACTGTCCTGAGGTGCATGTAAAATGTCATTAAAATTTGAACTGGAGAGTTCTCCTCAGTGTTCTGGGCAATATTTAAAGCTCAACCATCACTGAAAATATATCATAATTACCACATTGTTTCTGAGCCCTTGGACAAATTGGCAGCTGCACTGCCTACTTTGCACAATTGTATACATCTCAAGGACTGTAAAGCAAATTGAGTTGTGACTCTATCCACCCCCAATGCCATTTGTGCTCCGTCTGACATGAGCATTTCATCATGCGTGAAGTAAAATGTATAAGGGCCTTAAACCTTGTGAGAGCATAGTATGATTTTTTAGGCTGCCACCACTGAATTGAAATATGCTAACATTTGCTGATTCTTGTAGATTCCTTAATTTTCTTATCAACAACTTTCTCGCACTATTTTCTGCTAACCtttttttaagagatatttttaATTGGTCTGTTTGTGATCATTGTTCCATAATGAACATGCACACTATTAGGAAGTTCCCAGCTGGAAATTATTCACCAATATTTTTTGCCAAATACTTCcattgtaacacaatgtaacagttGTATACCAATTAAGCTGATTTtactgcataggaaggaactgcagaggctggtttacaccaaagatgtctgaagaagggtctcgacccgaaatgtcatccattccttctatccagagatgctgcctgtcccgctgagttactccagctttttgtgtctaagctgATTTTACTTAATCAGTTCAATCTTTCTGGATAACTTTATTGACTATATTAGCCATATATCCTTTAACTCGGTGTGTGTTAGGGtcagttttttatttatttatactaTGCAGGTTTTAAATGAATGCAATTTTGAAATATTTAACAACAATTTTGAATTACAAATGTGATCCGGCTGCTAAGATTGATTTAAATGGATTCACAATTCATGCCCAATTTGAACATAAGCCTTTATGGTTCTTTTATTTCTTATCCTGCATCCCCGCACTAGCCCTGCAGTTTGTAGATCTCTCCAGATTCTCCCAATAGCAACTTGAATCATGggaacaaatgattgaaagaaTGCAATTATTAATCTTCAAGCTGTAATGCTCTAACTGTATGATTGTAATCAAAAATACAACCCCTGTCCTTCCAGCTCTGTTCTTTTCAAGATTAGTATTTGTTCTTCAATCATGTGAAATTAATGGGATAAACTGATTTTGCATGTGGAAAATAAATCATTTTGGTCCAAAAGCCGAAAGGCTTATATTTGTTTTTCATGTTACAATTGTGCCTGTGGTAAAACTAAAAAATATTTTGGTTCTATTTTAATTACGCTAAAACTTGGTATTTAATTCAAATCTGGAGTAAATTTCAAAAGTACGAACCTTTAGCCACGTTTCCACTGTTCAACAGATCATATTAACTTTAACCCCTTTAACAAGACATTTTCTGAATAAAAATCAGTTTCATGGACTGTTTCCAGCTAGGTGTTCCATCAGTTTAAGGGCATAAAGTGTAATCGTGTGATTGAGATTAAGTGGGAACCAGAAGATAAAAAGGCAGATGGCTTTTGGAAAATGAGCAAGAAGGGGAAAAGGGCAAGAAACTTCAGGAGATTGGAAATAGAGAGCAAATCCTGGCTTGACTTGAAGAATTGCATTAGCTCTTTACAGTCAAGGGTGAAGTGTTTGTGGACAAGGCTAACacactcctccttcccccccccccccccccccccccccaccccactctcccacttatttctcctccttcccccccccagccAATTTCCTTCTGGCTTCAGAGTCTGCAGTGGGTCAGCCGGGCCTACCGGCAAGTCCTCCGTCGTTGGTACGTAGTGAGCGGTACCTCCGTCTTCGGTGAGCAAGTCCCCGGGCCGCAGTGGCGGACAGAGTAGTTGTTCCTAAAACTACTGCCTGCTTATCCTTGAAAGGACTCTTAGCTCAGCAGTGAAAATCAGTTCAGTGCAGCCCAAACATAGGTGTACAATATAACTAAATAATTTTCACAGAAAGACATGCTATTTAATGTACTTGGTTAGATGATTGAATTTGAAATCCAGGAACAGAAGAACCTTGACCAGCTGTTCATTTTCCCTGAAAGTAAGACAATCCCTGTTGTGCCATGTGATGAAGCTCAAGTCACACAAGTAGAATACTGAGTAAAATTATGCAAATATGTGCAACAATGTTGAAATCCCCTTGTCAGTCTTCAACTACACAAGCACCCACAATGGCCCGAACTGTACTGGTTGTGGAACTGCAAGCACAAGGTGTGATAAATGTTTGTGCATTAGTCATAATGCTTTATCGCTGGACTCTACATAGAGTCCCACACCAGAGCCTCAGTCTTAGACTCTCACACCAGGCGGGTGTGGTGTAACAAAGATCCCCAATTATTTTTGATGAGAATTCTTTGCCTgaaaagtaaaaacaaatgtgAGTTTATATTCTAAGCATGTCGTAAATATCTAGTCattacaaaatatttattttattgtcactctCAGGCATCGTGGAACACCGAATGtgggaaaataaaataattcagtTAAGTTTTGTTGGTGCTGAAGAATTAAGTATTGTACCAACGAAGTGGATTTATTTCTAAGCAGTTGCAATTGCATTTGAGTAAAGATGTCAGTTGAAGATGGTTTATTTATGTTGTAAATTTTAGAAAATATTTTGTTCTGAAAGTACAGTGCCTTGCTTACAGTTGAAGTTAACTTCAGTAATAAATTATTACTTTACATGATTGTTATTGTCTGATCTTAAATAATTCAATCTTGTCATGCACTCTTGAACACAATATACTTTTGCACTCAAAGATATTGTGGTTTTACAGGTCACCATTTTTTCAGGCTGTGGTCCAGACTTCTGTTATTTTGGTGAAGAAACAAAAAAATCTACAATTCCCTTTTCCATTGTTAGTTGGGGTAAATTGGAAGGACCTTGTGTCCTTATACCCACCTCTGCTTCATACACATCAATTATCTTTACAAATACAAAAACTTAAACACCCAATCACCACTTTAGTTCAAATAAATTAATTGAAATTATGGGCAAGAAAGGTAAGATGATTTCCAAAATCTTGAACCTTTGGCAAAACTGTCACCTGTATTATTTACTGATCATTTGAAAACAAATGCTCCTGTCCAGCAATGGTCCAGATTTTCATTATTGTGGAGGTGGCTGGTGCTGAGAGAACATGTTTTTTGCAGTATAAACTGATGATCAGTCAAAGACTGTGATACCACACTGCAACagaaaacatttaagattatgtgTTCCAATTAACTAGCATCTATTGTCGGGCTTTATTTTCTTCAAACCCAACCCAACAAAAAAAACCATTAAGTTTAGAGATTAATATCTTTTTTGGATATATCATTTAAATTCTTATCTGTTGCATCTAATGCTGTCAAAATGCTATGATTTATCAGAGTACAAGAACAATTTTGTGTCAATTGCTTGAACGTCCATTGTATATTGTTGTGCAGCCAAACAGAAAGAATTTTCTTTATTTAACTCCTCCTGCCATCATAATTAAATCACCCAATCACAGTTCTCTTATTTCTCTACTTTTACCTCTAATGTATTATACAAAAATTGACATTACTACAGATCTTAACATTCATGGGTTATTTCTGTAAGCCATTGAAATATAAAAGCATAATTTTGTACAGAAATGCGGTCAGGTGGCAAAGAGTCTGAGATTACGTACAAGGAATGATTCAAATAGACCAATGGAATTTGTTTGAGTGCCTTCACTGATGGATGCAAGTTGTTCAAATTCACTCAGCAGCTTGCACAGAATTTTCTTGTTCACATCAGGCATTCTTTTCCACTTCAGAACTGTGTGTGTCACAGTGTTCCTGGATTCCTATTTCAAAACAATTTTTTTAAGCAATTAAAATGTGCATGTGCAAAAGTTAAAGGAAATGATGCACACTGTAAAAGAACATGAGAAATTTAGGGCACAAAATATAACTTGGAATTAAATACATGTTTTATATTTCTGAAGATATCCCAGGCAAACCTAGCACAGTTGAGCTAACGATCACTATCATGAGGGACAGATATTGGAAGGACTAAGGACATATAAACACTAGATCCTGCTGTGGTGAAGATATTTTAGACGGACTCAATGCAATGCTATCCAGTTATTCCCAACCAATATTTGTTGACTACACAAAGTCCTGAATCATTTCTCTATTTAGCTTTGCAATGCACGTCCCacaagatacaggtgaacctactAAGTTCACAGACAATGTTTCCTGCTGATGTCTTTCATTTGGAATAGCCAACGTATTTGGACATTTTAGGCATTTACGATTTGTCCTGTGTCAATTAAGTTGGGTAGCATGCTTCAGTTATTAGTGTTACATCAGACATAACAAGATGTACTGAACAAGTGGAATAGGCTTACTTCAATTTCTGATTTATTTTGGGGAACTTGAGTTTAACTCTTAAGAGTGTAGATGAAAATAATGAATGGTGAGAAACTGCAAGCAAAACACAAGGCACCTGATGAAGGGAGAACACATAAACAAGTACAAGCTGCTTTTGATGTCAAATATCCAGCAGCtgaatataattttaaaaatatgataATGGAGAGTGGAATATTGGTATGTAAAAAGGTGCAGTAATATCCAGGATTAGAGCTTTTATAATAGTATGGTGAAGCAAACCCAGGAACCACTTTAATACTAGAAAATTTGGTAGAGTAAGTTGAAAGGCTTAAGACAATTCGTGTTGACAACTTTCATTCAAGTAAAGGTTGTTTTTCATGGTTTAAATTGCAGCATATTCTCATCTACAAGTTGCTTTGCAGGGAACTTTTATCTGAAGGACACCACAAAATCTGGAGGACTGGCAAAGAAATGTTTCCAAATGTTAATTCTACTGATAGTTTTAATGCAGCAAGGTTGTCTTATTTAAATGTATACCAGTTAAAATTTACTGTGGGAAAGACCAAAATGCAGTTGGTGGCTTGCAACCAAAAGATCTGGTATGTTTAAgaggaaaatgcagatgctggaaaaatcaaaggttgacagagaaggatcttgacccgaaacttggcctactccttttctccatagatgctgcctcacccgctgagtttctccagcattttttgtctacaaaaGATCGGGTATTAGATCTTTCGGTTGGAAAACCATCCAGAGCAGATAATCGGCAGGATTGAAAAGCCAAGATGCTTTAACTATGCCAACCATTTGTTAGTCAGCTACAGAGTTAAACAAAAGGCTTCGATAACATCAACAATCCTTACTTCATTGATTCAGGAACTGAGATTGTGTGGCCACTGCAGCTATTGCTGATGCCAAACCTTGTGCTGAACCCATGGACTAGGATGCATTTGTGGAATATGTTACAAAGGCATAAGGAAGAGGAGTTGCAGACATAAATCAAACATCTCCATTTTATCCATGATGGGATGTACAGTAATTTAGATTCGCTGTATAACTATTTTTAAATAGACTGCTGATACAAACTATTAGATATTAGACAGATTTTCCGTCTGGTAGAGAAAAATCAATGGTCAAGAATGAAGCAACTGCCATTGAAAACTTTATTTGTAGCTAACTGATTATCACCTATAATTGATTACCAGTGTCTCCAGGTTTGAAGTCTTCTCTTTGTGTATTTATGACAGGTTAGGGAATGGGGCCTGTCATTGTGAAATATTctacaaataaaattattttttggattttgtgctttttttttgttttaaatttcaaaaCGGACATCACAATCCTTGAAGACGCTTGAGTTAGTTACACCACACATTTTCA
It contains:
- the tvp23a gene encoding Golgi apparatus membrane protein TVP23 homolog A isoform X2; its protein translation is MRQALVDDTEDVSLDFGTEEEEELALRKNRIRHPLATFFHLFFRNVTGRLLVGLRWWNQIDEDGKSHWLFEARKTTAKNRATSIEAEAQIFWLGLIVCPLIWTVFLFSTLFSLKLKWLALVIAGLSLQAANLYGYIRCKLGGSKNITRAASTYLGQQLFQRSDIVFGEL